One Zeugodacus cucurbitae isolate PBARC_wt_2022May chromosome 3, idZeuCucr1.2, whole genome shotgun sequence genomic region harbors:
- the LOC105215338 gene encoding microsomal triacylglycerol transfer protein gives MCSKQLWNRQMPALVLLFCIMVPTVFSKTAFLIPPKSQHLFELTNVVSMHDLSRMSAEEASYIFRAQLKVNSVWNTEKDQLLEVFITYSKVSAPAKARKSSKTAEITKIPDRPFYVSLIAGKPHKVIAHTSRDQSLLNLERGFASLFQLQYQNGPVTEVDVSGKCNVFYAIKSSTIIEKIKTDCSHWDLKVNYRAEKALGISQVSQEIVEYELNAEGALMQAITSEKHRIALASKPDVGSEVSAKFGLTHLVESSDVVKQLEFDTLDDAVKSLLEWYRVFDIEADVDGAISEIKDTTLKTEIAKFDAEFTGENVGKQSLSVAIAELLPVARITKQADFVEILKSHNASAKPTIDLLAAVQTIDAHNAITEVYNFNGEDDVEYLEQYLQSLAVGTHPERAIIEDLYNRLETDADSEKITNEKLRDSVIQTVAALTRQSGFDPNDSLLQKIRQLFLDNLSEKCKESDCKVIYIRALQNLQDVSTLQTLFDSALSSAQAESVAALQALKSFPIANFNEKHRSRLAEIFYQTKRKFDTSARVIALDILLALKPTKEQLRELLLYLNSNDHHFEIKTFVIQKLSMIADKCSRFRALLKACLAELPEINNYHVIGQKGLTTVLTRGLSQTPAFNESLLSTQEIYQGVLKRGTVELLLGAGKDEFSSFKIGIYTSGLTSFVGDSEDVPEDDADDSPATAGMEITVQGILLRPLVFFNGQGELMGHVWSGTASEPTPAYQATILAEDHEHYVILSSGATVYMRVVGTRSIDLNGKVEFSLWNRNANTEIKQNTGSAVVGNMVAGFTYAKVENKFTLTSEPRISLQADIDFYSGVKLCMKLERPDMILNLSNIKSVYLSPNSYYKHISTKSTHKLAGHTLALNQKNNEMCNMISSD, from the exons ATGTGTAGTAAACAATTGTGGAACCGGCAAATGCCGGCACTTGTGTTGTTATTTTGCATAATGG TTCCTACGGTGTTTTCAAAAACTGCTTTTCTCATTCCACCGAAAAGTCAACATCTCTTTGAGCTCACCAATGTAGTGTCAATGCATGATTTGAGCCGTATGAGCGCTGAGGAAGCCAGTTATATATTTCGCGCACAATTAAAAGTTAACTCGGTATGGAACACAGAGAAAGATCAATTGCTGGaagtttttataacatattcGAAAGTAAGCGCACCAGCCAAAGCGCGTAAATCAAGTAAAACTGccgaaataacaaaaataccagATCGTCCTTTCTATGTCAGCCTTATTGCCGGTAAGCCGCATAAGGTCATAGCGCACACATCGCGAGATCAATCGCTTCTCAATTTGGAGCGTGGCTTTGCTTCACTGTTTCAATTGCAGTATCAGAATGGCCCCGTCACGGAGGTGGATGTTTCGGGCAAATGTAACGTCTTTTATGCAATCAAATCATCCACAATTATTGAAAAGATCAAAACAGATTGCTCACATTGGGACCTAAAAGTCAATTACAGAGCAGAGAAAGCATTGG GTATATCACAAGTCTCACAAGAAATTGTTGAGTACGAACTGAATGCTGAGGGTGCACTTATGCAGGCTATAACTTCGGAAAAGCATCGTATTGCCTTGGCTTCTAAACCAGATGTGGGCAGCGAAGTAAGCGCTAAGTTTGGTCTTACGCATCTAGTTGAGAGCTCAGATGTAGTTAAGCAACTGGAGTTTGACACACTTGATGATGCGGTAAAAAGTTTACTGGAGTGGTATCGTGTATTCGATATTGAGGCCGATGTAGACGGCGCAATCAGTGAAATTAAAGACACCACT CTTAAAACTGAAATCGCAAAATTCGATGCTGAATTTACTGGCGAAAATGTCGGCAAACAATCCCTATCGGTTGCCATTGCTGAATTATTACCAGTAGCGCGTATCACTAAGCAAGCTGATTTCGTTGAGATCTTAAAATCCCACAACGCATCTGCCAAGCCAACGATTGATTTGCTAGCAGCCGTCCAAACGATTGACGCTCACAATGCTATAACTGAAGTATACAATTTCAATGGAGAGGATGATGTTGAGTATTTGGAGCAATATCTGCAATCACTCGCTGTTGGAACTCATCCGGAACGCGCTATTATCGAGGACCTATACAATCGCTTGGAAACGGACGCTGATAGTGAAAAAATCACGAATGAAAAGTTACGTGACTCTGTAATTCAAACAGTCGCAGCGCTTACTCGTCAGTCAGGTTTCGATCCTAACGATTCGCTACTACAAAAAATACGCCAATTATTTTTAGATAATCTTAGTGAAAAATGTAAAGAGAGCGACTGTaaagttatatacatacgtgCGCTGCAAAACTTGCAGGACGTGAGCACATTGCAAACACTTTTCGACAGCGCTTTGAGTAGTGCACAGGCGGAATCAGTTGCCGCTCTACAGGCTTTGAAAAGCTTCCCTATTGCAAACTTTAATGAAAAGCATCGCAGCCGTTTAGCTGAAATATTCTATCAAACCAAACGTAAATTCGATACTTCGGCACGTGTCATTGCATTGGACATCTTGCTAGCGCTCAAACCCACCAAGGAGCAGCTGCGTGAGCTACTGCTCTACTTGAATTCTAACGATCATCATTTCGAGATTAAAACATTCGTTATACAAAAGCTAAGCATGATTGCGGACAAGTGTTCACGCTTTAGGGCGCTTCTGAAAGCTTGCTTAGCTGAACTGccggaaataaataattaccatGTAATCGGGCAGAAAGGCCTTACAACTGTGTTGACGCGAGGGCTTTCTCAAACGCCGGCGTTTAATGAATCGCTACTCAGCACACAAGAGATTTATCAGGGAGTGTTAAAGCGTGGCACTGTTGAGCTGCTCCTGGGTGCGGGCAAAGACGAATTTAGCAGTTTCAAG ATCGGTATTTACACTAGTGGTCTCACATCATTCGTTGGAGATTCTGAAGATGTGCCCGAAGATGATGCTGACGATAGTCCCGCCACCGCTGGTATGGAAATAACGGTGCAGGGAATACTGCTACGACCACTCGTGTTCTTCAACGGCCAAGGTGAATTGATGGGTCACGTGTGGAGTGGCACTGCCTCGGAACCCACACCAGCTTACCAAGCAACCATATTGGCGGAGGACCACGAGCACTACGTAATTCTGTCATCGGGCGCTACTGTTTATATGCGAGTGGTGGGCACACGTTCTATTGATCTAAATGGCAAAGTGGAGTTCAGTTTGTGGAATCGCAATGCCAATACGGAAATCAAACAGAA CACGGGTTCGGCAGTGGTTGGTAACATGGTAGCGGGATTTACTTATGCaaaagtggaaaataaatttacattaacTAGTGAACCACGTATAAGTCTGCAGGCTGATATTGATTTCTATTCGGGCGTAAAATTGTGTATGAAATTAGAGCGACCGGACATGATATTAAA ctTGTCGAACATAAAATCAGTTTATTTGTCGCCGAACTCATACTACAAACATATTAGCACAAAATCCACGCATAAACTCGCCGGACACACCTTGGCTTTAAATCAGAAAAACAACGAGATGTGTAATATGATATCGAgtgattaa